Proteins encoded together in one Alteribacter keqinensis window:
- the nagB gene encoding glucosamine-6-phosphate deaminase, which produces MRVIKVEDYTEMSRRAALHFIDKLSDEKVNVMGLATGGTPQGMYKELIKESKKRRFSFKYIHTVNLDEYVGLRADDPHSYHTYMRRHLFDHIDIPERNVHLPDGTAGNPETECERYEQLIRDLKKVNIQLLGIGENGHIGFNEPGTSFNSRTHVIELTPSTREANARFFSGIEAVPTHAITIGIETIMEAEEIVLLASGKNKSKALYHLICSNKVTEDIPATVLKEHPNLTIIADKEALALIDC; this is translated from the coding sequence GTGAGAGTGATTAAAGTAGAAGATTACACTGAGATGAGCAGGCGTGCAGCTCTCCATTTTATAGACAAGCTGTCAGACGAAAAAGTGAATGTGATGGGACTTGCTACAGGGGGCACCCCTCAGGGGATGTACAAAGAGCTCATCAAAGAATCAAAGAAAAGAAGGTTTTCCTTTAAATATATCCACACCGTAAACCTTGACGAATACGTTGGTTTACGTGCAGACGATCCGCACAGTTATCACACTTATATGCGCCGGCATTTATTTGATCATATTGATATACCGGAAAGAAACGTTCACTTACCTGACGGAACCGCCGGGAATCCTGAAACAGAATGCGAGCGGTATGAGCAGCTTATAAGGGACTTGAAAAAGGTCAATATTCAGCTTTTAGGCATTGGGGAAAATGGACACATAGGATTTAATGAACCGGGTACTTCCTTTAATTCCAGAACTCATGTCATTGAGCTCACTCCCTCTACCAGGGAAGCCAATGCCCGTTTTTTCTCCGGTATTGAGGCAGTGCCGACCCATGCCATTACAATTGGGATAGAGACCATTATGGAAGCCGAGGAAATCGTGTTGCTCGCTTCAGGAAAAAATAAGTCAAAAGCACTTTATCACCTTATTTGCAGCAATAAGGTGACAGAGGATATTCCAGCCACGGTATTAAAAGAACACCCGAACCTGACCATTATTGCAGATAAAGAAGCTTTAGCCTTAATTGATTGTTGA
- the nagA gene encoding N-acetylglucosamine-6-phosphate deacetylase: MKTLFYPCCEMVLDEGVIKDPLISMDKGIFKEIVSASPSEVTDAEVISYPPGTKIVPGFIDLHIHGTNRADVMDAKEDTIPTMVRYLPGEGTTAFLATTLTQSKEKKKQSLQNAASYMSMPSTLGAELLGIHLEGPFISLKRAGAQPKEFIHKPDVSLFKEFQEASGGAIKLATIAPEEGMAFVRFLAQNNVIPSIGHSDATYVEVREAAEQGAVHATHLFNGMRGIHHRDIGTAGGIFLHDSIKAELIADGIHVSPEMIRLTYKNKGADGIILITDAMRAKGLPDGQYDLGGQAVTVRGKKAELCDGTLAGSVLKMNEAVRNMVTFSGCSFNEAIAMASLNPARQLGVDDRKGSIQIGKDADFAVLGSDFTIFETYCLGKRVYTYNGGREDRESD, translated from the coding sequence ATGAAAACGTTGTTTTATCCATGTTGTGAAATGGTTTTAGATGAAGGCGTCATAAAAGATCCGTTAATTTCGATGGACAAAGGCATCTTTAAAGAGATAGTATCAGCTTCTCCATCAGAGGTAACCGATGCGGAAGTAATCTCTTATCCGCCAGGCACGAAAATTGTCCCCGGATTTATCGATCTCCATATTCATGGAACGAACAGAGCAGACGTAATGGATGCAAAGGAAGATACGATACCTACGATGGTTCGTTATCTTCCCGGTGAAGGTACAACAGCATTTCTTGCTACAACCCTTACCCAGAGCAAGGAAAAAAAGAAACAGTCGCTTCAAAATGCGGCCTCCTATATGAGTATGCCTTCTACCTTGGGAGCCGAACTTTTGGGCATACACCTTGAAGGACCATTTATATCTTTAAAAAGAGCGGGAGCGCAGCCGAAAGAATTCATTCATAAACCTGACGTATCTTTGTTCAAAGAATTTCAGGAGGCGTCAGGAGGTGCAATTAAACTGGCCACCATCGCCCCGGAAGAAGGGATGGCTTTCGTTAGGTTTCTGGCACAAAATAATGTGATTCCTTCGATTGGCCATTCTGATGCCACATACGTGGAAGTGAGGGAAGCAGCCGAGCAGGGAGCTGTCCACGCCACTCATTTGTTTAACGGAATGAGAGGGATTCATCACAGGGACATAGGTACAGCCGGGGGGATTTTTCTCCACGACAGTATTAAAGCTGAATTAATCGCCGATGGTATTCACGTCAGCCCGGAAATGATCAGGCTCACATACAAGAACAAAGGAGCAGACGGTATCATCCTTATTACAGATGCCATGAGGGCGAAAGGACTTCCTGATGGACAGTACGACCTGGGGGGACAGGCAGTAACGGTAAGAGGTAAAAAAGCAGAGCTCTGTGACGGTACTCTTGCAGGAAGTGTTTTAAAAATGAACGAAGCTGTAAGGAACATGGTCACATTCAGCGGATGTTCCTTTAATGAGGCAATAGCGATGGCCAGTTTAAACCCAGCCAGACAGCTCGGTGTTGACGACCGTAAAGGAAGTATTCAAATAGGGAAGGATGCTGACTTTGCTGTATTGGGGAGTGATTTTACGATTTTTGAAACCTATTGTCTGGGTAAAAGAGTGTATACATACAACGGGGGGAGGGAAGACCGTGAGAGTGATTAA
- a CDS encoding DUF5325 family protein — protein sequence MKTFNWPLFILSVFAACGIAGVGIGLAESSILIILISVVVTIAAVGGGFSIRKKILAED from the coding sequence ATGAAAACGTTTAATTGGCCATTATTTATACTTTCTGTTTTTGCAGCCTGTGGAATTGCAGGCGTTGGAATCGGTCTTGCTGAAAGCAGCATACTCATCATCCTGATTTCGGTTGTTGTGACCATCGCTGCTGTGGGCGGAGGATTCTCGATCCGGAAAAAAATTCTTGCAGAAGATTAG
- a CDS encoding YlaI family protein translates to MRVQCVMCNIVEDIDDYSPLAKKLRNRPIHTYMCDKCHNRIEKRTNERKATGNFKTYEEKKDEDEWLI, encoded by the coding sequence ATGAGAGTTCAATGTGTAATGTGTAACATCGTTGAAGATATCGATGATTACTCACCACTGGCAAAGAAATTAAGAAACCGGCCTATTCATACCTACATGTGTGACAAATGCCACAACCGTATTGAAAAACGGACGAACGAACGGAAAGCAACCGGCAATTTCAAAACATATGAAGAAAAAAAAGACGAAGACGAGTGGCTCATCTGA
- a CDS encoding YlaH-like family protein — translation MLLATQKTPGEFNLTPIAELFGAQNPENFLFAYWMLFLLINIMTVLVFNLGFARKLPVLKMVVVYVMMLFGNLFITFLAFSLPIIESLFVAAVVLGVYRIQMRRRKKEDGETGEPAENRQ, via the coding sequence ATGCTTTTAGCTACTCAGAAAACGCCTGGTGAATTTAACCTCACTCCTATTGCGGAGTTGTTTGGTGCACAAAATCCGGAGAATTTCCTTTTCGCATACTGGATGCTGTTTTTACTTATCAATATTATGACTGTTCTTGTATTTAACCTCGGATTTGCAAGGAAATTGCCTGTATTGAAAATGGTTGTGGTCTACGTGATGATGCTCTTTGGTAACTTGTTTATCACGTTCCTGGCTTTTTCTCTTCCGATTATTGAATCACTGTTCGTTGCAGCTGTCGTCCTGGGTGTCTACAGAATCCAAATGAGACGCAGAAAGAAAGAGGACGGGGAAACCGGAGAACCGGCAGAGAACCGCCAGTAA
- a CDS encoding GntR family transcriptional regulator: MIDKSSPVPIYYQLEELLRNKIDSGDLCEGDLIPSERALSEKYEISRMTIRQAVTNLVNEGLLMREKGKGTFVAKRKVEQPIITLTGFSEDMRSRGMDPGTKLIQFEETTFPPSVCKKLKLETDGRGYQMKRIRLADGLPMAYEVLSIPETIFSELSPERISNSFYEYVESLGLVIGGAEQTIEPSIAKEEESRLLGIDNGSPVLLMKRVSRLDNGVPFEFVKSVYRGDRYKFFTEMRR; the protein is encoded by the coding sequence ATGATTGATAAAAGCTCTCCTGTACCGATCTATTACCAGCTGGAAGAGTTGCTGAGAAACAAAATTGACAGTGGAGACTTATGTGAAGGGGATCTGATCCCTTCCGAGAGAGCCCTCTCCGAAAAGTATGAGATCAGCAGAATGACCATTCGTCAGGCTGTGACAAACCTTGTAAACGAAGGTCTCTTAATGAGGGAGAAGGGAAAAGGGACGTTTGTAGCAAAAAGGAAAGTTGAACAGCCGATCATAACGTTGACCGGATTTTCTGAAGACATGAGAAGCAGGGGGATGGACCCGGGAACAAAGCTTATCCAGTTTGAAGAAACAACATTCCCTCCATCAGTGTGTAAAAAATTAAAACTGGAAACGGACGGGAGAGGGTATCAAATGAAGAGGATTCGGCTTGCTGATGGACTGCCAATGGCCTATGAAGTACTCTCAATTCCTGAAACGATCTTCTCTGAACTCTCCCCAGAACGGATCAGCAACTCTTTTTATGAGTACGTAGAAAGCCTCGGCCTCGTCATTGGTGGTGCAGAACAAACCATAGAACCTTCTATCGCTAAAGAAGAAGAGAGCCGTCTTCTGGGTATAGATAATGGGTCTCCGGTATTATTAATGAAGAGAGTGAGCCGCCTGGATAACGGTGTACCTTTTGAATTTGTAAAATCTGTTTACAGGGGAGACCGATACAAATTTTTTACAGAAATGAGGCGCTGA